Proteins from a genomic interval of Scomber scombrus chromosome 11, fScoSco1.1, whole genome shotgun sequence:
- the si:ch1073-184j22.2 gene encoding dual specificity protein phosphatase 18, with amino-acid sequence MSVSQITPTLFLSGADGPLNAALVSQKGITLIVNATLSHASPAYPGVECVRVPVADLPSARLEDHFDRVAERIHGNRAGGTLVHCAAGMSRSPALVMAYLMRYRAVTLCQAHRWVQDSRPYVRLNAGFWDQLLRYERRLYGKNTVKVAAPEEPPPRTPRPTRLTRSAPQQPNNWLTTVPRSPLMTSSLMTSPLMTSPLMTRSPLMTRSQQMTSSNRFRR; translated from the coding sequence ATGTCGGTGTCCCAGATCACGCCCACGCTGTTCCTGAGCGGCGCCGACGGCCCCCTGAACGCAGCGCTGGTGTCTCAGAAGGGAATCACGCTGATCGTCAACGCCACGCTGAGCCACGCCTCCCCCGCCTACCCGGGGGTGGAGTGCGTGCGTGTGCCGGTGGCCGACCTGCCCAGCGCGCGCCTCGAGGACCACTTCGACCGGGTGGCTGAACGTATCCACGGCAACCGTGCGGGAGGCACGCTGGTGCACTGCGCCGCCGGGATGAGCCGCTCACCGGCGCTGGTGATGGCGTACCTGATGCGTTACCGCGCCGTGACGCTGTGCCAGGCGCACCGCTGGGTGCAGGACAGCCGGCCCTACGTCAGGCTGAACGCCGGCTTCTGGGACCAGCTGCTGCGGTACGAGCGCCGACTTTACGGGAAGAACACCGTCAAGGTGGCCGCACCTGAAGAGCCGCCGCCACGGACACCGAGGCCAACGAGGTTAACGAGGTCAGCGCCACAGCAGCCGAATAACTGGCTAACGACGGTACCCAGGTCaccactgatgacatcatcactgatgacatcaccactgatgacatcaccactGATGACACGATCACCACTGATGACACGATCGCagcagatgacatcatcaaacagaTTCCGGAGGTGA
- the LOC133991179 gene encoding vesicle transport protein SFT2C-like gives MAELNRQLQEYLLQSKGGKTGSQSGSSTAVDMDSVEPVSGSWFGRWSSPWSGGSAGQSSGSSGGVSWPWWSEPDPCLPGMSRRQRLVASAVCGVFSSLCFALSALYAPLLLLYARKFALLWSLGSLFALAAVAVLRGPSRLAAALPTSPGAAVYLCALIGTLYAALSLHSTVLTALGAALQVAVILGCLVSLLPGGSAGLRFMGGMAASALKRTVTGKTMAI, from the coding sequence ATGGCGGAGCTGAACCGGCAGCTGCAGGAGTACCTGCTGCAGTCTAAAGGCGGGAAGACCGGGTCCCAGTCCGGCTCCAGCACCGCGGTGGACATGGACAGCGTCGAGCCGGTTTCGGGGAGCTGGTTCGGGCGCTGGTCCAGCCCGTGGTCCGGCGGCTCGGCCGGGCAGAGCTCCGGGAGCAGCGGCGGCGTTTCCTGGCCGTGGTGGTCGGAGCCGGACCCGTGTCTGCCGGGCATGAGCCGGCGCCAGCGGCTGGTCGCCTCCGCGGTGTGCGGCGTGTTTTCCTCGCTGTGTTTCGCTCTGTCCGCGCTGTACgcaccgctgctgctgctgtacgCACGCAAGTTCGCGCTGCTGTGGTCGCTCGGGTCGCTGTTCGCCCTGGCGGCGGTGGCGGTGCTGCGGGGCCCCAGCAGGCTGGCCGCCGCCCTGCCCACCTCCCCCGGGGCCGCCGTGTACCTGTGCGCCCTCATCGGGACTCTGTACGCGGCGCTGAGCCTCCACAGCACCGTGCTCACCGCGCTGGGAGCCGCGCTGCAGGTGGCGGTGATCCTCGGCTGCTTGGTGTCGCTGCTGCCGGGCGGCAGCGCCGGGCTCCGCTTCATGGGCGGCATGGCGGCGTCCGCCCTCAAACGCACCGTCACCGGGAAGACCATGGCGATCTGA